The Mytilus edulis chromosome 4, xbMytEdul2.2, whole genome shotgun sequence nucleotide sequence aattcagaaaaaaactgtAGTAGATATCTCATAATCTTTTCTGTGATCTCAAAAGGAATGGCTAagttcatgtttttgttttctgtgaTCTGTTCTCAAAAGGAATGGCTAagttcatgtttttgttttccgTGATCTGTTCTCAAAAGGAATGGCTAagttcatgtttttgttttgtttttaaaagccccaaaagtcatttgataaaaaaaaatatcattatatcaAAAAGTTACGAAGATTGTCTATGTGTTAAAACTTGCATCTTTTAAATTAAAGagtaaattatcattaaaagtATATTAACtaaaattattcacaaaacaagTTTAAATTTAAATCTAACCTGTCTAGATGCAAGGTATTCCATTCCTCTGGCTATCTGGTATGCAAAGGATATCAAGTCTTTTTCTGTTAACGGTCTTGAAGAGCCCTTTTCCAAACCTGGCTTTTCGTATCCTGCTGAATtagggggtcttcttgatctcAAAAAGTCTCGCAAGTTACCATGTGGTGCAAATTCAACCAATACATataaaggccctgaaatgataCAATTTTCAGACaatttataatattgttttttacaGTTTTCAATGGAACTTGATTAATTCAAGATTGACAGTAATAAAAACACATTacttataagttttttttaaagacatattGATGGcttatttaccaaaaaaattaTAAGGGGTTGACGGAACCCTGTGTCTCCCCTATGATTGCTGCTGTCAGTGTAAAGTGTAATGATGACTTAAATAGTGAGTCCATTTATCTGTAAAGCTTACAGATTGCATTTGATCCTTATAATACACCACTTACCATTTTGTGTACAACAGCCCAGCaaattaatgatatttttatgGCATCCTATTAATTTCATCACTTCCATTTCTTGTATCAGATCTGTCAATTCTCTGTCAGTTGCATcctctgaaatatataaataatgttgaCAATCAAAAACCGATGACATAATTGGTCACATTCAAAAagtatatatttcatttgtttcttaaacacatttacatgttttggaaaAAAGAAACCATAACTTATATCTTATAATGCTAACTACATTTTTTATGTAATCAAAAACTCTACTCAAGTATAAACCTTTTTTGAATGATTATGCCTCACAGACTCAAATCCCAATTGTATCAAAGAACATACAATCTCATTTTAAAAGAATCACAAGTTTTAAATTGTTCCAATTCAGACTAAACAATTAAAAGAAAGATTCTATATTTCCCTGTAAGTTCATGCTTATATAACATAAAAGTAAATTTTACCCTTCAACATCTTGACTGCGACAGGTTGTGTGGTTGGAGCTTTATTTAAACCAACAGCTTCTGCTTTGACTACCAGACCAAATGCTCCTTCTCCAAGTGGCTTACCAAGTGATAacctacaaataaaaataaagtattcaATCAGATTCATTAAGATACTGAAGTACTGATTGCTGCAATAGTAACAACTTACAATTGTGCTTATTTTTTCAACCTTTCTGTTACAAATGAATCCCAATTTTCAGGGTTTATGAACAATTTTGTACAGAGACAAAATACTTTGAATATGTTATTTCCTTTTTTCACAAAATAccagaaaataatttttttttacagcacaTCACATAATTCTATCATATACTATATAGTATTAAACCTGGTAAAAAATAGAAATCTACTTCAGACATTAATAGTGAAATCTCTTGTAATCTTAAAATATTAGACAACCTGTAGACCTATCAAAGCTCATATCATTTACAGAAGTGGTTCAACTGTAAAAGTTTGTCACATGGAACACACTGGATGCTGATAACAGTGAGCAATGCTATTTGTGGGTTGACAGTTATCAGATAAAATGTCATGAGTCAATATAATTATTTGTCTATACAGTATAATTATTTTCATGGAATGGATAATTTGGTGCTATAACTTACTTTTCTCTTCCAAATTCCCAGTGTTTGTCGAGAGGGAGATCATACTCTGACATCATGGTCAAATCAGATGACAAGCGTCTTCTTGGACCAGGTTCAATTCGGATTGTTGGTAGAACCAGTGGCTGAGTGCCATCATAAGACTTGTCTGGATAATAAATCTCATTCTGGAAGAAAAAATGTAACTGCAATGTGTATACTGATTCAAATTTACATGAAGatgtaaaattttattatttctctGATTTTGGAATATTAATCAACATCTAAAGAAAACAGAATTTTTGCTTCAAAGAATTTTAGTCTAGATACAAGACTTtcattaaccctttcaacgctacacaaaaaaatagaaaaatggctgctgctgctgcattttttttgtgttcattcattagaacagtatattccttttcagactgctgtatcttttttattataagagatacagaaaaagttattgcatgaaaaatgctcaggagagtatgaactgtaatgttaggcagttatttcagtaaaatttttatcaggttacctgcattttcaggtaattaacaggtaaaaggtgtaatttgttacatttgtgttgaattttgaataaaaactacttttcgtcttcatctattttgtttttttatctgacatataataaagaagacaccaattgctcgattccatagcgtattgcaccatacacaacgtattatgtaatcatggcacaaatcagtggctccgtcctcaaaattttcagtcaacctccgtttcccccctttttctacgtctcgtaatgatcgatcaaatcatatttcccacacgaattgaatgtaataaacacattgagataacaagaaaccttttcaCTAATCCTCGTCATCAGTttcgccatagaaatgctgaaatatttccatatttacagcttcgtttccgatttccgccatttgcaattgtcaaaatatttgtttttattttccttcaattttccttctactgcatgattttacaataaaaattgccgggatttcaagcgcaaatgagaccttgcatatcctcgattcatacaaggaaaaattagagaggacccgaatgaaaaccgaatggtttaagagtcctaatgaaaaatccgttgtcatcgcggcatatgccgcgaatagcagtggcggacggcgtatgtcatcgcggcatatgccgtgtatagcgttgaaagggttaatatCCAAATCGAAAAAATTGACCATAACTTCCTtaaaaagtaagattttttttctagattatGTGATTAGATTAGATATGtgtttattttacatgatttcaacTTTGTTCACAGTTTGGTTTAGTTTTCATAATTTATGAATGCTTAATGAAGTTCAATAATTTCCCTTTTTTCAGATTTTCTTTGTAACTTAGTCATGGCATTGACAACTTCCTCATTTCCCCTACGgaataaatcaaacattttctatTTTCGGTGCACTTGTTATTTCCCTAACCAAGACTAAATTATGATTGAAAGTGAAACTAACCTGTCTCATGACAATTACTCGTTTGACATTTCTGTATTTGCCTGACTGCACCCTCTTGTAACGTCGATAACATATAAAGATCAAGAGTAACAGGATGAGTACAACAACTGATGTGACACCCCCAATAATGTAGATAACTATTCGCTCTTTATTGTTCGTCTCTCCTGACCTACTGGCTACTGCTTCTGGTTGTTTATCtgcaataaaacaataatattattatttaaatgcaCCATTTGAAGTCATATTATTTGTAAAAGTGAAacataactggttttttttttaaaaagatgtaTCGTCTATAAAAGTTCAAAAGCAACACGAAATATCTATTGAATAGACAAATAAGCAAATACCACCATGGAGGCCATGAAATGGGTTGTTATATTGCCATGTACAGGAGTAGTTTGCTAAAATAAAATGGTTTTGATGATTTGTTTTCTTGGTGCCAAACCTCGAATTTATAGGAAAGtctttaaccccaccacattctgtatgtatgtgcctgtcccaagtcagtagcctgtaactcagtggttgttgtttgttgctgtgttacatgtttgtttttcgtacattaattaggccattTATTTTCTCGTTCTAAATTGtgacatttataatttaggggGCCTTTTAAAgataactatgcggtatgggctttgctcattgtagaaggccgttcggtgacctatagatgttaatttctgtgttatttgatcatttatggagagttgtctcattcacaatcatgccacatcttcttttttatatctaaaaaatttattgataaaatgtTGTATCAACATTGATAATCACTTGTTCATATCAGCCGATGACTTTTTTTTACTGATAGAATATTTCTTTTTTGCATTTGACATTCTAAGCTAATCCTTTACCTATAACTGTTAGCCAGGCACTCTGATAATCTCTACCAAGTGGATTAGAGATCAAACAAGTATACCATCCAGCATTATCTTTAGTTACATTCTTTATTATCAGTATTTCTGGTTGACTTACATTCACCATGGATTGCTAAAAATTCAATTGAAACACATTATTAGCATAGGAAGATAtctttttaacaaatgtttttgaaaCAAAGTGTGAGCTTTTGTCAATATCCTTAGAGCTATGAGCTATAAGTCTAAGGTACTTAAACATTTTGATAAAGTAATTAATTATTTAATAGCTGTTTCATGCGTTGATAGCAGTATTGCTGAAACCACTCtgataaaaccagttttaatgcACTTATTGTGTGATAGTTACACttgaaaaaatttaacatttaatcaaaataaattaaaaaggagctataaatctttttttttttttttttttttataatttatgagTTATAATAACAACTATAATGGAAACAGTATTTAGATATATTGTATTAGAAACATTAAAaagcacaaataaaaaaaagtgaattaagacaataaattaaaaaggaaattatCTATTTCAATACACTAGACAACGAATAAAATCACATTCTTTACTTAAGTCACTTGGGATATGTCATGCGGTCagataattttcaaaagttaGTACATACAATTGTGACTTTTTAACAGCAACTGATTTTTAACCTTATGTaaggatttttgtaaaattattaacAGTTATCTGGGTTGACAACAATGACGACTCATGCAGCTAAAAGAAATTGATCATTTTTAAGATAAACATGCAAGGATTTTTCTACAATCCTTTCTTTTGGCTTATTAACAGACAATGAGAAATTAATTTTTAAGAAACATTCACATAAAGATCATTCAGACACACAACAACTGTGAACATTTCATAACTCAGTGTGATTTTTTCAAGCTGCATATCTGAGTGTTCACACTCTTACTTAAATTTCATATACAATACCTTTTGTCCCTGTAAACATTAGAATATAAAAGagttaataaatttttaaaatgtggtTGCCTCCCTTTGATCAGTCAAAAAGAAATGtacaataaatataataccaACTACCATCTCTCTACACAACTTGTAGGCTTGAGGTGACTGATGAatcaatgataagtttttgtaTAGAACAACAACAGAAGCTTTCAAacaattttggaaattttttgattttaatttctccCTCATGTAAAGCTTTGACTGCTTTCATGATTTGGACAAACTTTTGGTCCATTTTGATGTGACCAGCTCTTCAATGTTTCAgcaagtttttttatttttgggaaaATTTGGTGCAGTAAAATTGTTAACCCTAATGATCTTGTAATTTCttacttttattcatattatgATCCCTTTGAACACCATTTTTTTCCCATAAAAAAGGTAGTAATAGTGCAACACTTGGCCTCAAATTTAATTTATTGTTTGGTTTTAAAAATCTATTTTCATTTCCAAATATTAAACATTTGATTCATAAGATGATTTATTTTATATGTCTTCCTAcaagacaattttaattttaaaagagcTGGGAAATGTATATGGAAATTTGAactagaaaattatatttttgaatctttttatttcatcttatttatatttacctGTATAATGTTGACATATGGCTGGCCTTCATCATCTCTATAGGAACCATTGACTGTATAGTGTTGTAACCATTGTGTATGGTGCTGTAGGTCATTTCTCAACACTTTACATTCAAACCTAGCATCACTCCCGGCTTGGACTGTCTGATTTGTTGGCCCCACGATAACTGGTTTTGTTATTCTGCTCActgtaaatatataatatttatataaacataagGTTTTTAAGGAGAGAATTTCCAAATAACACTTTCAGTGTACtgctaataataaaaaaatgacaatcaCAAAAAACCTTAATTCTTTTAGAACACTTGCAGAATTTTTCACTTTCATTGGCAAGCATGTCAGTGactggagaaaaaaaaatccattttgatTGAGGATACCTTATCTcttgattttattatatgctCCTATCAAAGAACCTAACAATTTGATTTGAGTTAAAATACTGGTTTAAATTCCTAGTTTCCTGCTCCCACAAATTTGAGAAAATTCATACCTCACTAATATCAAAGAATCCTCAGTATCTTATTCAGTCTCTCATCGAAAACATCTTTTTAATCACTTTATTGAAAGAAAATTCAATTTAATTTAGACATTAAGACGCATCAGGTCTATACCAGATTGAAAACTGCAACAGATACATGCTAGAATATTCTTGCAACATTAAATCTAAAGAAAAATTGGAAAAATTGTATGTAAAGAAAAATTCTGCAAatcctcttttttttatttctatttaacacTAAATGTTTAAGTAATTGGCTTTTAAATTGACACCATCAGCATCTCTGGTTATCATATGTCTCAATCAAACACATCTGATGATGATCCGGAGGTTATCAAGCTATACATAAGATACCctatatatcaaaataattgGCTATCAATTTCTACAGTAACTCCTATAATCAATAAACCTCACCAAAATTACTTTCATTTCCctcaatttaaaaataatctatgtGTAACTTTTAAACAATGTGCAAAACCTAACATAAGGAAACAATTAAAACTGTTTAGATAACTGCTGTGGATTTCTGAATTGAATTACAttattaaatggaaaataaaccctCCCCCTCCCTATGAAGCTACATAATGGTTTTTACAATTTTGAGTCCTATTTCTGAGGTTGTCATGCCATTGGATCCTTTATCCCTTAATGTATTGTCTTTTTCCAATATTGATTCCAGTAAATATTGGTAATCTTTTTTCACTTAATGAATTAATCTTTATAAATGTTCACATACTTAGAACTTCAAGTTTGTACGTGAAATTCAGTTTTCCAAGTTCATTCTCAACAACACATGTATAGTTGCCTTCATCAGATTTCAGAAGTCTATCAATCTTTAGTTGGTATTCTCGAACATTGTactgaaaaatatagaaaattattccaaatgtgttaaaaacaaattattggcTTGTTTCATCAAAAAGCTTCTTGAGGGAGTATTCTACtgatatatacaaacatatttaTTTCAACCCACTTTTAGTTATAGAATTTAACAAAGGTATAAATATGTGCTAGTTTTACATCTTCAAAAAGATCAACAATTGGTCTTCATATTCGTCTTCATTTGTAGCCACAccttttcaataatttatttaaattaattcctatatttcATAAGCTTTGCATCTGGTTTCAtctgaattttaattttaatttaaaaatgtaaaagtaaAAAGGAAATGTGATCTGCCCCTCATTGAATCCCCcctattaaaca carries:
- the LOC139520512 gene encoding fibroblast growth factor receptor 4-like — encoded protein: MGVNWSVIIVCYFLGISFYVAGSKPKNKYKSAPQVADIDFRQNLVSLEGDRLKLPCKVRKVIGSGRPFKVWYKDQRRLSTKYDIRYKFGRNALTIDPVEKNDSGIYNCHVDNGLGELWINFTVKVLTEEEVEDYDGVEYDDPDGKCQEGPPIFKDKTNGEWIARPEMSPVEIKCVACGKPKPTIKWFKDKQFIDPGVTGGRYNVREYQLKIDRLLKSDEGNYTCVVENELGKLNFTYKLEVLMSRITKPVIVGPTNQTVQAGSDARFECKVLRNDLQHHTQWLQHYTVNGSYRDDEGQPYVNIIQQSMVNVSQPEILIIKNVTKDNAGWYTCLISNPLGRDYQSAWLTVIDKQPEAVASRSGETNNKERIVIYIIGGVTSVVVLILLLLIFICYRRYKRVQSGKYRNVKRVIVMRQNEIYYPDKSYDGTQPLVLPTIRIEPGPRRRLSSDLTMMSEYDLPLDKHWEFGREKLSLGKPLGEGAFGLVVKAEAVGLNKAPTTQPVAVKMLKEDATDRELTDLIQEMEVMKLIGCHKNIINLLGCCTQNGPLYVLVEFAPHGNLRDFLRSRRPPNSAGYEKPGLEKGSSRPLTEKDLISFAYQIARGMEYLASRQCIHRDLAARNVLVAEDYVLKIADFGLTRNLTNVDYYRKTGDGRLPVKWMAPEALFDRKYTSKSDVWSYGVLLWEIFTLGGNPYPSVPVERLFELLKEGHRMDKPPYASDEINKIMQFCWHEYPSGRPSFNKLVNELDKMLTGMANRGEEYLDLEPLESPTSMSDSQYSSMSRSSSNYDVTSNSTDSESS